The Fulvivirga ligni genome window below encodes:
- a CDS encoding RNA polymerase sigma factor translates to MSLEAFKIRVLPVKNKLYRFALSFLKNEEEAQDVVQEVLIKVWDKREEMNQLENMEAWCMRITRNLSLDKLKSKHKKYTDPISEGFDISGGDVGTPYRTTEMSDTMNSIGLFIKALPEKQRQVIQLRDVEGYSYQEISDIMEIDMNQVKVNLFRARKAIKENLLNINAYGLG, encoded by the coding sequence ATGAGTTTGGAAGCATTTAAAATCAGGGTATTACCCGTAAAGAATAAGCTTTATCGTTTTGCGCTCAGTTTCCTGAAAAATGAAGAAGAAGCTCAGGATGTAGTGCAGGAGGTGCTTATTAAGGTATGGGATAAGCGGGAAGAAATGAACCAGCTGGAAAATATGGAGGCCTGGTGCATGAGGATTACCAGAAACCTGTCTTTAGATAAGCTCAAATCAAAACATAAAAAATATACTGACCCTATAAGTGAGGGTTTTGATATCAGTGGTGGTGATGTAGGTACACCTTACAGAACTACCGAAATGAGTGACACAATGAATAGTATAGGCCTTTTCATAAAAGCATTGCCAGAAAAGCAGAGGCAGGTGATTCAACTCAGAGATGTTGAAGGTTACAGCTATCAGGAGATTTCCGACATTATGGAAATAGATATGAATCAGGTGAAGGTAAATCTGTTTAGAGCAAGAAAGGCTATTAAGGAAAATCTATTAAATATCAATGCATATGGACTTGGATAG
- a CDS encoding DUF1611 domain-containing protein, protein MINDNDFHQALKGTACIITGGLFDTIHAKTTHGLLRESNRFKIKCIVDDKFAGHSVEDVVLGLVSSVPIYSSIASMCEAGIKPDYAIIGMATKGGVLPQSLYPVILEALSSGINIVNGLHQPLSEVEELKSAAEEHQVHIYDIRKPKKFDQLHFWSGKIMEVKALKLAILGTDCSVGKRTTAKLLTNALNQAGIKTQMIYTGQTGWLQGTRYGLIFDATPNDFIPGEIEHAIYQCWTEEKPQVIIVEGQASLLNPGGPCGSEFIISAKLDGVILQHHPIREKYHNLEKLQDRIKDPSTDIEIIRLMGSEVWALTLNIADMSQTEIAHHTDQLTERCSIPVVSPLTQGIQPLVHLINSKLSLEKAEIS, encoded by the coding sequence ATGATAAACGATAATGACTTTCACCAAGCTCTGAAAGGAACAGCTTGTATTATTACTGGTGGATTATTTGATACCATTCATGCTAAAACTACTCACGGATTACTGAGAGAATCTAATCGATTCAAGATTAAATGTATAGTGGATGATAAATTTGCAGGGCATTCGGTTGAGGATGTGGTGCTGGGGCTGGTATCTTCCGTGCCCATTTACAGCTCCATAGCCTCTATGTGCGAGGCTGGCATTAAGCCTGATTATGCCATTATTGGTATGGCCACCAAAGGGGGAGTGCTGCCACAAAGTTTATATCCGGTCATTCTCGAGGCCTTAAGTTCTGGGATCAATATTGTTAATGGGCTTCACCAGCCACTGTCTGAAGTGGAGGAATTGAAAAGTGCTGCTGAAGAACATCAAGTTCATATTTACGATATCCGTAAACCGAAGAAATTTGATCAACTGCACTTCTGGAGTGGGAAAATTATGGAGGTTAAGGCTTTGAAATTGGCTATCCTGGGTACTGACTGCTCTGTGGGAAAGAGAACTACCGCCAAGTTGCTGACCAATGCCCTCAACCAGGCAGGTATTAAAACTCAGATGATTTATACCGGGCAAACCGGATGGCTGCAAGGCACGAGGTACGGTCTTATATTTGATGCCACACCCAATGACTTTATCCCTGGGGAGATAGAGCACGCCATTTATCAATGTTGGACAGAAGAAAAACCTCAGGTGATCATTGTGGAGGGCCAGGCTTCCCTGTTGAATCCGGGTGGCCCTTGTGGTTCGGAATTTATAATTTCAGCTAAATTAGATGGAGTCATTCTTCAGCATCATCCAATAAGAGAAAAATATCATAACTTGGAAAAGTTACAGGATAGAATCAAAGATCCATCAACAGATATTGAAATCATCAGGCTGATGGGGAGTGAGGTCTGGGCTTTGACTTTAAATATTGCGGATATGAGCCAGACTGAGATTGCACATCATACGGATCAGCTTACCGAGCGATGTTCTATTCCCGTGGTGAGTCCGTTAACTCAGGGGATTCAACCTTTAGTGCATCTGATAAATTCTAAATTAAGCCTGGAAAAGGCAGAGATTTCTTAA
- a CDS encoding DUF4252 domain-containing protein: protein MKQLAVTAVALIFSVSFTIAQSKTVQKFHDKYKDNEDAKVVSLNHGLFELLASVASFDEDDEDAKVIARIADNITSMDLLAIPLYKSGFNNNDIVDMRSALKKENYEEMMTVRDGSDHVYFLTQGNQNEVKNMLVLISGDDEFMVMNINGTLNMKDLAYLAKNREKWD from the coding sequence ATGAAACAATTAGCAGTAACAGCGGTAGCTTTGATTTTTAGTGTAAGTTTTACGATTGCTCAAAGCAAAACGGTACAAAAATTCCATGATAAGTATAAGGATAATGAAGATGCAAAAGTAGTGTCTTTAAATCATGGATTATTTGAATTATTGGCCTCGGTAGCCTCTTTTGATGAAGATGATGAAGATGCAAAAGTGATTGCTAGAATAGCTGACAATATCACATCTATGGATCTTTTAGCTATTCCTTTGTACAAATCCGGATTCAACAATAATGACATTGTGGATATGAGATCTGCATTGAAGAAGGAAAATTATGAAGAAATGATGACAGTAAGAGATGGTAGCGATCATGTATATTTTCTTACGCAAGGCAACCAAAATGAGGTAAAAAACATGTTAGTGCTTATCAGTGGAGATGATGAGTTCATGGTGATGAACATAAATGGAACCCTTAACATGAAAGATCTTGCTTACCTTGCAAAAAACAGAGAAAAGTGGGATTAA
- a CDS encoding DUF4126 family protein has translation MISLEARTIGLGAISGLRSMMGPALLCYYLNREPEPSWKRRLIKLPKLQTVTAVLAGGELVGDKLPNAPDRISPIALAGRAISGALIGAILYKEARRSTRTGAIMGAVSAVVSAGVGFYLRKKVGQTTDVQDPIIGGAEDLLALGAGSLLVTH, from the coding sequence ATGATATCATTAGAAGCCAGAACTATAGGACTAGGGGCCATTAGCGGATTGAGATCCATGATGGGCCCTGCTTTACTTTGCTATTATTTAAACAGAGAACCCGAACCGAGTTGGAAAAGGAGGTTAATTAAGCTTCCTAAATTACAGACAGTCACAGCTGTTTTGGCTGGAGGCGAGTTAGTCGGTGATAAATTGCCTAATGCGCCAGATCGGATTAGTCCAATAGCCTTAGCAGGAAGAGCTATTTCCGGGGCTTTAATAGGAGCCATTCTCTATAAAGAGGCTCGAAGAAGCACCAGAACAGGTGCTATTATGGGTGCTGTTTCAGCAGTCGTTTCGGCTGGTGTTGGGTTTTACCTGAGAAAGAAGGTTGGTCAAACTACAGATGTTCAAGATCCGATTATCGGCGGTGCTGAAGATCTACTTGCTTTAGGTGCTGGCTCACTGCTGGTAACTCATTGA
- a CDS encoding mandelate racemase/muconate lactonizing enzyme family protein, with translation MKIKSIDVWRMNLGNTRPYTIAFKTVSDVDSVFVKLTLENGIYGMGAGNPSQQVVGESLDDTLNTLSEENLRFLIGRDIREFNGILHEVMTRFPKTPAARAALDIALHDGFCKYLGVPVAAFLGQKINKMETSVTIGIKNVADTLEEAQEYYDMGFRCLKVKTGHDVDEDIERMVKLREVFSSQMKIRVDANQGYEKEDLFKFFNDTKALDIELIEQPLKSSNIMEMKALPDEVKGLIAADESLKSPENAFELASPPVASKIFNIKLMKSGGIYPAIQIANIARVSGVELMWGCNDESAVSISAALHAALCFSNTKYIDLDGSLDLVQDAVSGGFKIENGWMSVTDKPGLGVELI, from the coding sequence ATGAAAATAAAGAGTATTGATGTTTGGCGCATGAATCTGGGAAACACCAGACCCTACACCATAGCGTTCAAAACGGTAAGTGATGTGGATAGTGTGTTTGTTAAGCTAACATTGGAAAATGGCATCTATGGAATGGGAGCGGGCAACCCAAGTCAGCAGGTGGTAGGAGAATCATTAGATGATACACTGAACACGCTCTCTGAGGAGAATCTTCGATTTTTAATTGGAAGAGATATTCGTGAGTTTAATGGTATTCTTCATGAGGTGATGACCAGATTTCCTAAGACACCGGCAGCCAGAGCGGCTCTTGACATAGCTCTTCACGATGGCTTTTGTAAATACCTGGGCGTTCCTGTGGCGGCCTTTTTAGGTCAGAAAATCAATAAAATGGAGACATCTGTAACCATTGGGATAAAGAATGTGGCCGATACACTGGAAGAGGCTCAAGAATATTATGATATGGGCTTTAGGTGTTTAAAAGTGAAGACTGGGCACGATGTAGATGAGGATATTGAAAGAATGGTCAAGCTCAGAGAGGTGTTTTCAAGTCAGATGAAAATTCGAGTGGATGCTAATCAGGGGTATGAAAAAGAAGATTTATTCAAATTTTTTAATGATACCAAAGCCTTAGATATAGAGCTGATAGAGCAACCTTTAAAATCCTCAAACATCATGGAAATGAAGGCCTTGCCCGATGAGGTGAAAGGTCTGATTGCGGCTGATGAAAGCTTAAAATCACCTGAAAATGCGTTTGAATTGGCATCTCCTCCAGTGGCCAGTAAAATCTTTAATATCAAACTAATGAAGTCAGGAGGCATATATCCGGCCATACAGATTGCCAACATTGCAAGGGTTTCAGGAGTAGAGCTGATGTGGGGTTGTAATGACGAAAGCGCTGTAAGTATCTCGGCGGCTCTTCATGCAGCACTTTGCTTTTCTAACACTAAGTACATTGATCTTGACGGAAGCCTAGACCTTGTGCAAGATGCCGTTTCAGGAGGCTTTAAAATAGAAAATGGATGGATGTCCGTAACGGATAAACCAGGATTGGGAGTGGAGTTAATATAA
- the pdeM gene encoding ligase-associated DNA damage response endonuclease PdeM — MVAEIKGEQFLLLSEKALFWEKHRILLIADLHLGKANHFRRSGIAVSQQVNDHNIEKLIQVLNQCQPARVIFMGDLFHSHYNQEWEVFGQVLKYFPAISFELIIGNHDIMSEYQYLKHQLKLHQEPLIIAPFSLSHETMETESEDLYNIAGHLHPGVRLTGKGRQSVKLPCFYFGKEFGLLPAFGEFTGLAIVKPKKDDQVYVVLDKQILKAQ; from the coding sequence ATGGTAGCTGAGATTAAAGGGGAGCAGTTTCTTCTACTCTCCGAAAAAGCTCTTTTTTGGGAGAAACATAGAATCTTATTAATCGCGGACTTACACTTGGGTAAGGCCAACCATTTTCGCCGGTCTGGTATTGCCGTTTCGCAGCAGGTGAATGACCATAATATAGAAAAGCTGATTCAGGTTTTAAATCAGTGCCAGCCAGCGCGAGTGATTTTTATGGGTGATCTGTTTCATAGTCACTATAATCAAGAATGGGAGGTGTTTGGGCAGGTGTTAAAATATTTTCCAGCCATATCGTTTGAACTCATTATTGGCAATCATGATATCATGAGTGAATACCAATATCTAAAACATCAGCTTAAGCTTCATCAGGAGCCACTTATCATTGCTCCATTTTCTTTGTCTCACGAAACTATGGAAACGGAAAGCGAAGACCTTTATAATATAGCAGGCCATTTGCATCCGGGAGTAAGGCTCACGGGTAAGGGCAGGCAGTCAGTAAAGCTGCCATGTTTTTACTTTGGAAAGGAATTTGGATTATTACCGGCCTTTGGTGAGTTTACAGGCTTGGCTATCGTAAAACCTAAAAAGGATGATCAGGTGTATGTGGTGCTGGATAAGCAGATTCTGAAAGCCCAATAA
- a CDS encoding DUF4252 domain-containing protein produces the protein MKRSVIILVLGMLMATGVQAQDAISKFFSKYEADDSFTHVSINKRMIELFTNLEIETKEDEEIMNAISKLQGLKILAKEDTPNAKKLYDEAFKLISSGGYDELMSVRDGDTNMKFMIKESGSKISELLMVIGGEKEFFILSLYGTIDLKQIAKMSKAMEIDGLKGLEKLGDQKSN, from the coding sequence ATGAAGAGATCAGTTATAATATTGGTATTAGGAATGTTAATGGCTACTGGCGTTCAGGCGCAGGATGCTATCAGCAAGTTTTTTAGCAAGTACGAAGCAGACGATAGTTTTACACATGTATCGATTAATAAGCGGATGATTGAGTTATTCACTAATCTGGAAATCGAAACCAAAGAGGATGAGGAGATTATGAATGCCATTTCTAAACTTCAAGGTCTTAAGATTTTGGCAAAAGAAGATACCCCAAATGCTAAAAAGCTTTATGATGAGGCATTTAAGCTGATTTCTTCTGGAGGATATGATGAGCTTATGTCAGTAAGAGATGGAGATACAAACATGAAATTTATGATTAAAGAAAGCGGCAGTAAAATTAGTGAGCTTCTTATGGTTATTGGAGGTGAAAAGGAATTCTTCATACTGAGCCTATATGGAACTATTGATTTGAAACAAATTGCTAAAATGTCTAAGGCAATGGAAATAGACGGTCTTAAGGGACTTGAGAAACTTGGAGATCAAAAATCTAATTAG
- a CDS encoding DUF1684 domain-containing protein, which translates to MQKIVFSLILILGATHLSMSQTSEVVKDVKEFQKEINHEFASKKESPLSKEDRKKFKGLDFFPIDTNYHITAKFIRTPNQKPFKMATSGDRSPIYEKYGEAHFTLDSIEVVLEIYQSHDLRKTEEYKDYLFLPFTDKTNGEETYGGGRYIGLRIPENDQIVIDFNKAYNPYCAYSDKYSCPLVPRQNRILAYMRAGVKAYELTHH; encoded by the coding sequence ATGCAGAAAATCGTTTTTTCTTTAATATTAATACTGGGTGCTACTCACCTTTCAATGAGTCAAACCTCTGAAGTAGTTAAAGATGTTAAGGAGTTTCAAAAAGAAATCAATCATGAATTTGCTAGTAAAAAGGAATCTCCCCTCTCGAAAGAAGATAGAAAAAAGTTTAAAGGACTCGATTTCTTTCCTATCGATACTAATTATCATATCACAGCAAAGTTCATCCGTACTCCCAATCAAAAACCTTTCAAAATGGCCACTTCAGGCGATCGCTCTCCCATTTATGAGAAGTATGGTGAAGCGCACTTTACTCTTGATAGTATAGAGGTGGTGTTAGAAATTTACCAAAGCCATGACCTTCGTAAAACAGAGGAGTACAAAGACTACTTATTCCTACCCTTTACAGATAAAACTAATGGCGAGGAAACATATGGTGGCGGTAGATATATTGGGCTAAGAATACCCGAAAACGATCAAATTGTTATTGATTTTAACAAGGCCTATAACCCATACTGTGCCTATAGCGATAAATATTCCTGTCCTTTAGTACCGAGACAAAACCGGATTTTGGCCTATATGAGAGCAGGTGTAAAAGCTTATGAGCTAACGCACCATTAA
- a CDS encoding alpha/beta hydrolase: MKTIHFLYFVLMFTTSCVQTNPEVIPLYPNGVPGALGQEEKDMPKLYYYGSESAKPGPAVVICPGGGYEHLAMEKEGFKMAKWFNTFGMSAIVLQYRLGGDGYKHPIPLEDVKMAMRTVRSKAKEWNLDENKIGVIGFSAGGHLASTLATHWDDGVKGSDDLLAISSKPNFAILGYPVITLKDDFTHKGSRRALLGDQPDSTLVSSLSNETQVTNQTPPTFLFHTYEDGSVPVQNSLQFYAAMVKAGVPGELHVYQKGGHGLGFGPGESSYHTWRVTCEQWLRNIQIIE, from the coding sequence ATGAAAACTATTCACTTTCTATATTTCGTGCTCATGTTTACCACTTCTTGTGTTCAGACCAATCCAGAAGTTATTCCTTTATATCCCAATGGTGTACCAGGAGCATTGGGGCAGGAAGAAAAAGATATGCCTAAGCTTTACTATTACGGCTCTGAATCCGCAAAGCCAGGTCCGGCGGTAGTTATTTGTCCGGGAGGTGGTTATGAACACTTAGCTATGGAAAAGGAAGGATTCAAAATGGCCAAATGGTTTAATACTTTTGGAATGTCCGCCATTGTTCTTCAGTATAGGCTGGGTGGTGATGGTTACAAGCACCCCATTCCTCTTGAAGATGTTAAAATGGCCATGCGTACGGTGAGGTCAAAAGCTAAGGAGTGGAATCTCGATGAAAATAAAATAGGAGTTATTGGCTTTTCTGCTGGCGGGCACTTGGCATCTACTTTAGCAACTCATTGGGATGACGGAGTAAAAGGGAGTGATGATTTACTTGCTATCAGTAGTAAACCTAACTTTGCTATATTAGGCTATCCGGTAATTACACTAAAAGATGATTTTACCCATAAAGGATCAAGAAGAGCACTGCTTGGTGATCAGCCTGATTCCACACTAGTGTCTTCATTATCAAATGAAACACAGGTGACAAATCAAACACCTCCAACTTTTCTATTTCATACCTATGAAGATGGATCTGTTCCGGTACAAAATAGTTTGCAGTTTTATGCTGCGATGGTTAAAGCGGGTGTCCCTGGCGAGCTCCATGTATATCAAAAAGGAGGACATGGACTAGGCTTTGGGCCAGGTGAGTCATCTTATCACACCTGGCGTGTTACCTGTGAGCAGTGGCTCAGAAATATTCAGATTATTGAGTAA
- a CDS encoding ABC transporter ATP-binding protein — METVLQIKNLTKRYGRLTAVNKLNLEIQKGCVFGILGPNGSGKTTTLGILLDVINKTDGDFSWFGQPATKEMRKRVGAILETPIFYPYLSAVKNLEIVAAIKGAPVANIEPVLKKVELYERRFDKFRTYSLGMKQRLSIASALLCDPEVMILDEPTNGLDPQGIAEIRRLIKEIAADGKTIILASHLLDEVQKVCTHFCILKKEI; from the coding sequence TTGGAAACTGTACTTCAAATAAAGAACCTCACCAAAAGATATGGGCGCCTCACAGCAGTAAATAAACTGAATCTGGAGATTCAGAAAGGCTGTGTTTTTGGTATTCTGGGGCCTAACGGTAGTGGTAAAACTACAACTCTTGGTATTTTACTCGATGTAATTAATAAGACCGATGGGGATTTCTCTTGGTTTGGTCAGCCGGCTACTAAGGAAATGCGTAAGCGAGTGGGAGCTATTTTAGAGACTCCTATTTTTTACCCTTATCTCTCGGCAGTCAAAAACCTTGAAATTGTAGCGGCTATAAAAGGAGCTCCTGTAGCGAATATAGAGCCTGTGCTTAAAAAGGTAGAGCTTTATGAAAGACGTTTTGATAAGTTTAGGACCTACTCGTTAGGTATGAAGCAGCGCTTGTCAATAGCTTCAGCATTACTTTGCGACCCAGAAGTTATGATTCTTGATGAGCCTACCAATGGCCTGGATCCGCAAGGAATAGCAGAAATAAGAAGATTAATTAAAGAAATAGCCGCTGATGGCAAAACCATAATCCTGGCGAGCCATCTCCTTGATGAGGTGCAAAAAGTATGTACCCATTTTTGCATACTGAAAAAGGAAATCTGA
- a CDS encoding sensor histidine kinase, translated as MKAHELIRDYKDSIIDNWMKEVKTELPGSKEHDNVALTNDIPTLIDNLADALENKNIEFTHESIEHGRLRALFKNYSLLHVIREYRILKRTIFRILDLQSQVSVKDRNLIMESIDLVIEQAGEIFFQIRNQIESDARTVAEDNYQRLQGDDNLRNEFIEGLSHDMKNPITNIKLAVDILKSKVYDEELIPVLNLLEKNTDKTEVLINSLKNINFVSTSEGFPIQISPTNLTSHLSDFIQSNTIQSKYTLLSDLPEVQISGFWDVDAILRAIGNLLQNAIRYGNTQMPITIGANEVNNTVLIFVHNHGEAIPFEEQAKIFSRLYQVNNSTGVGQGLGLFTVKNIVEAHGGKVELTSYEGHGTTFRMVLPKDSRHIG; from the coding sequence ATGAAAGCCCACGAATTAATTAGAGATTATAAGGATTCTATAATTGATAACTGGATGAAGGAGGTTAAAACAGAACTTCCTGGTTCTAAAGAGCATGATAATGTGGCTTTAACGAACGATATCCCTACGTTAATTGACAATTTGGCGGATGCTCTTGAAAATAAAAACATAGAGTTTACGCATGAAAGTATTGAGCATGGCCGCTTAAGAGCTTTGTTCAAGAACTACTCATTACTTCATGTAATTAGAGAATATCGAATTCTTAAGCGAACGATATTTCGGATATTAGATTTGCAGAGTCAGGTATCGGTAAAGGATCGAAATCTGATTATGGAGTCTATAGATTTGGTGATAGAGCAAGCTGGTGAAATATTCTTTCAGATTAGAAATCAGATTGAATCTGATGCCCGAACGGTGGCTGAAGATAACTACCAAAGGCTTCAGGGTGATGATAACTTGAGGAACGAGTTTATAGAAGGCCTTTCTCATGATATGAAAAACCCTATTACAAACATTAAGTTGGCAGTGGATATACTGAAAAGCAAGGTGTATGATGAGGAGCTGATCCCGGTGTTGAACCTGCTGGAAAAGAATACCGATAAGACGGAAGTGTTAATTAATAGCCTCAAAAATATAAACTTCGTTAGCACTTCTGAGGGGTTTCCTATCCAGATTTCGCCAACTAACCTCACTTCGCACTTGTCTGATTTTATTCAGTCGAATACTATTCAATCTAAGTACACCTTATTGTCTGATCTTCCTGAAGTACAGATCAGTGGATTTTGGGATGTAGATGCTATACTAAGAGCTATCGGAAACCTATTGCAAAATGCCATTAGGTATGGAAACACTCAAATGCCAATTACCATTGGAGCCAATGAGGTGAATAATACAGTACTGATTTTTGTTCATAATCATGGGGAAGCTATACCATTTGAAGAACAGGCAAAAATCTTTTCTCGCCTCTATCAGGTAAATAATTCCACAGGAGTAGGGCAGGGATTAGGTCTTTTCACGGTAAAAAATATAGTTGAAGCCCATGGCGGAAAAGTAGAATTAACTTCCTATGAGGGGCATGGGACCACTTTTAGAATGGTATTGCCAAAGGATTCCAGACATATCGGATAG
- a CDS encoding DUF4252 domain-containing protein, whose protein sequence is MQKIIFLLAFVMLPMLSEAQSETTQQFSKEHEEAQVFFFYKNTLKMLNQNDSEEFAELIKDIDKMKFIIADKAKSNVGDNDYNELVKGYKSEHFEELMTMRHQGMKVNVYIQEDDGVTTGLVFLMTDNEKLSILDVKGSVPLNKLASIISKVQEFK, encoded by the coding sequence ATGCAGAAGATTATTTTCTTATTGGCTTTTGTAATGCTTCCAATGCTTTCTGAGGCGCAAAGTGAAACCACTCAACAATTCTCCAAAGAACATGAGGAAGCCCAGGTTTTCTTCTTTTATAAGAATACACTCAAGATGCTAAATCAAAACGACAGTGAAGAATTTGCTGAGCTGATAAAGGATATTGATAAAATGAAATTCATTATAGCAGATAAGGCCAAGAGTAATGTGGGCGATAATGATTACAATGAGTTGGTAAAAGGATATAAAAGTGAGCACTTTGAAGAGCTCATGACCATGCGCCACCAGGGAATGAAGGTAAATGTATACATACAAGAAGATGATGGTGTAACTACAGGTCTGGTATTTCTGATGACTGATAATGAAAAACTTTCTATACTTGACGTAAAGGGCTCAGTACCTTTAAATAAGCTAGCCAGTATCATCTCCAAAGTGCAAGAGTTCAAGTAG
- a CDS encoding ABC transporter permease gives MLKLLKIDLKKLANYRAFWVLNILYGFLILSIPISVIEFLKWLKASGVDFDRFDPMKIPVLHFPDVWQNITWVYSFLKIFLAIVVVISVSNEFSYKTVRQNIIDGMSRADFLISKLSTVLLLSVGSTVLVFLTGLVSGLIYTSDLADASILEGSEFVLAYFLDLFTYLVFAFFLTVLFKRSALTVFMLLLYSPFEYIVAAFFPNNLEFITEYFPLHAINNLIEIPFPRYIFREIQDYVSFSAVAVVLFYLCLFIYVIYYKLKSSDL, from the coding sequence ATGCTTAAATTATTAAAAATAGATTTAAAGAAATTGGCCAATTACAGAGCTTTTTGGGTGCTGAATATTTTGTATGGCTTTCTTATCCTGAGTATACCGATATCGGTTATTGAATTTCTGAAATGGTTAAAGGCCTCCGGGGTTGATTTTGATAGGTTCGATCCTATGAAGATTCCCGTACTTCACTTTCCTGATGTATGGCAGAATATCACCTGGGTATATTCTTTCCTGAAAATTTTCCTTGCCATTGTAGTGGTGATTTCAGTATCTAATGAATTCAGTTATAAAACGGTTCGTCAAAATATTATTGATGGCATGAGCAGAGCCGATTTTCTTATTTCTAAACTGTCTACGGTATTACTTTTAAGTGTAGGGTCTACAGTGCTAGTGTTTCTTACTGGCCTTGTTTCTGGCCTTATCTACACTTCAGATTTGGCAGATGCGTCTATCCTAGAAGGATCAGAATTTGTATTAGCCTATTTTCTGGATCTGTTCACTTATCTGGTATTCGCATTTTTTCTCACAGTCTTATTTAAAAGGTCAGCGCTCACTGTATTCATGCTTTTGCTCTATAGCCCTTTTGAATATATTGTAGCAGCCTTTTTCCCTAATAACCTTGAGTTCATAACAGAATATTTTCCGCTACACGCCATCAATAATCTGATAGAGATACCTTTTCCAAGGTATATTTTCCGAGAAATACAGGATTATGTGAGTTTCTCTGCCGTGGCAGTGGTATTATTTTATCTATGCTTGTTTATATATGTTATTTATTATAAGCTCAAGTCAAGCGATTTGTAA